The following proteins are co-located in the Sphingomonas panacis genome:
- a CDS encoding sensor histidine kinase, translating to MLSTMDTAVGLFSYIGALSLTALASALLAMFLALRARALPGSTLLAVFLGGVGLWSIAQALPAIFGLEASPVTTTLIALSPLPAAAFVHLVFAFALCGALRPVAIVSYAIAAFAALVGLVFGVGEVVPWRGFPGMFIPSAVGWGVLALAALLSVAGHLRLARAWREHAGQHQRQTGAVFISSLIGLVALTGFAFPALGINAYPWPVLLLPLYSVVLVYGILRHRFMAADLWARRGLVWLLLVAGAGAASALIAALPLALAGRPAGLFATWAALAATLALGLMILAPLKRLADRVAFPGGRVSEADVANWRDRLAAAPDEGALVEAARGLLRDRLNLPADGPTLTVAGDVVALVGWDDAPPPTRHVAERFAIIVAESARRLAAARLLVEAEREARLAEIGALAATIAHDLRNPLGIVQMAATGAPAEVRAEIGEQVARMNHLVTDILDYARAWTIAPQPLRVADLVAALGVEAQIPDDLTLVADRQALLRVLTNLVDNARALGTRVAVFADREPLVLDVCDDGPGIAPEIVDSLFRPFVSRRPGGTGLGLAIVRRIMEAHGGTVTLAHREGWSTCFRLTFGAKP from the coding sequence ATGCTGTCAACGATGGATACGGCTGTCGGCCTTTTTTCCTATATCGGCGCGCTGTCGCTGACCGCGCTCGCCAGTGCGCTGCTTGCCATGTTCCTCGCTCTGCGCGCGCGCGCGCTGCCGGGGTCGACGCTGCTTGCCGTCTTCCTGGGCGGTGTCGGGCTTTGGAGCATCGCGCAGGCGCTGCCAGCCATCTTCGGGCTTGAAGCGTCGCCGGTCACGACGACACTTATCGCGCTGTCGCCGCTGCCCGCAGCGGCGTTCGTTCACCTCGTCTTCGCCTTCGCGCTGTGCGGGGCGCTTCGGCCGGTTGCTATCGTCAGCTACGCGATCGCCGCGTTCGCCGCGCTGGTTGGCTTGGTGTTCGGCGTCGGCGAGGTCGTGCCGTGGCGGGGCTTTCCCGGCATGTTCATACCCTCGGCCGTCGGCTGGGGCGTGCTCGCGCTGGCGGCGCTGCTCTCCGTCGCGGGTCATCTGCGCCTCGCACGCGCATGGCGCGAGCATGCAGGGCAGCATCAGCGTCAGACCGGCGCGGTGTTCATATCCAGCCTGATCGGCCTCGTCGCGCTGACCGGGTTCGCCTTCCCCGCGCTCGGCATCAATGCCTATCCGTGGCCCGTCCTGCTCCTGCCGCTATACTCGGTGGTGCTGGTCTACGGTATCCTGCGCCACCGCTTCATGGCAGCGGACCTGTGGGCGCGGCGCGGCCTCGTCTGGCTGCTGCTGGTCGCCGGAGCGGGCGCCGCCAGCGCGCTCATCGCGGCGCTGCCCCTCGCGCTCGCCGGGCGTCCTGCCGGGCTGTTCGCAACCTGGGCGGCGTTGGCCGCGACGCTGGCGCTGGGGCTGATGATCCTTGCGCCGTTGAAGCGGCTTGCTGACCGCGTCGCCTTCCCCGGCGGGCGAGTCAGCGAGGCGGACGTGGCCAACTGGCGCGACCGATTGGCTGCGGCGCCAGATGAAGGAGCCCTTGTCGAGGCGGCGCGCGGCTTGCTGCGCGACCGACTGAACCTCCCTGCCGACGGCCCGACGCTCACCGTCGCGGGTGATGTCGTGGCTTTGGTCGGCTGGGACGATGCCCCGCCCCCCACCCGCCACGTCGCCGAGCGCTTCGCCATCATCGTCGCCGAAAGCGCGCGCCGTCTTGCCGCCGCTCGGCTGCTGGTCGAGGCAGAGCGCGAGGCCCGCCTCGCCGAGATCGGCGCGCTCGCGGCGACGATCGCGCACGACCTGCGCAATCCGCTCGGCATCGTCCAGATGGCCGCGACCGGCGCCCCGGCGGAGGTGCGCGCCGAGATCGGCGAACAGGTCGCGCGGATGAACCACCTCGTCACCGACATCCTCGACTATGCGCGCGCCTGGACGATAGCGCCGCAGCCGCTGCGGGTCGCCGATCTGGTCGCAGCGCTCGGGGTGGAGGCGCAGATACCGGACGACCTGACCCTCGTCGCCGACCGCCAGGCGCTGCTGCGCGTGCTGACGAATCTCGTCGATAATGCGCGCGCGCTCGGCACGCGGGTCGCGGTCTTCGCCGACCGTGAGCCGCTCGTCCTCGACGTCTGCGACGATGGCCCGGGGATCGCGCCGGAGATCGTCGACAGCCTGTTCCGCCCTTTCGTGTCCCGGCGCCCCGGCGGCACCGGGCTGGGCCTCGCGATCGTCCGCCGGATCATGGAGGCGCATGGCGGCACCGTCACACTCGCCCATCGTGAGGGCTGGTCGACCTGTTTCCGCCTGACCTTCGGAGCAAAGCCATGA
- a CDS encoding sigma-54-dependent transcriptional regulator has protein sequence MILLADDEPAFQRLTGAWLRGLGHQVEVAGDGDAARAAFAAKPADLVLLDLAMPPHHDPEAGLALIPAFTPAPVVVMTGHADHALALKAIEAGAWDFLAKPVDPDLLRVVVARALERARLAREVATLKAQAGGDEDMGLVGTSPAMAALRALIRRVAPTRLPALVLGPSGTGKELVARAIHAASPRATRPLVPIHCGAVPAELLESELFGHLKGSFTGATTDRPGLIETANGGTLFLDEIGEMPAAMQVKLLRFLADGSYQPVGARAPRMADVRIVAATHRDLPAAVAEGSFREDLFYRLKGIVLRTPSLDERASDVPLLSSMFLRRTSEGRASFTPDALDWVAERRWPGNVRELRAAVECAAALAIPGAAGLMVGAADLAFAVGDLPSEPASSVFKTLDEEVAALERRRILEALGRTGHNHTHTARELGLSRVGLLKKMDRMGLR, from the coding sequence ATGATCCTGCTGGCCGACGATGAACCTGCCTTCCAACGGCTGACCGGTGCCTGGCTTCGCGGCCTCGGCCATCAGGTCGAGGTGGCTGGCGACGGCGATGCCGCGCGCGCCGCCTTTGCGGCCAAGCCTGCGGACCTCGTGCTGCTCGATCTCGCCATGCCGCCGCACCACGATCCGGAGGCCGGACTGGCGCTGATCCCGGCGTTCACGCCAGCGCCTGTGGTGGTGATGACCGGCCATGCCGACCATGCGCTCGCGCTGAAGGCGATAGAGGCGGGCGCATGGGACTTCCTCGCCAAACCGGTCGATCCCGACCTGCTGCGCGTCGTGGTCGCCCGCGCGCTGGAGCGGGCGCGGCTGGCGCGCGAGGTGGCAACGCTCAAGGCGCAGGCGGGCGGCGATGAAGACATGGGCCTGGTGGGCACCTCGCCGGCGATGGCGGCCTTGCGCGCGTTGATCCGCCGCGTCGCGCCGACGCGGCTGCCGGCGCTGGTGCTCGGGCCGAGCGGAACGGGAAAGGAGCTGGTCGCGCGCGCGATCCACGCCGCGTCGCCGCGTGCCACTCGGCCGCTTGTGCCGATCCATTGTGGCGCAGTGCCGGCCGAGCTGCTCGAGAGCGAGCTGTTCGGCCATCTCAAGGGCAGCTTCACCGGTGCCACCACCGATCGTCCCGGCCTGATCGAGACCGCGAACGGTGGAACGCTGTTCCTCGACGAGATCGGCGAGATGCCGGCTGCGATGCAGGTAAAGCTGCTGCGCTTCCTTGCGGACGGCAGCTACCAACCGGTCGGCGCGCGCGCACCCCGCATGGCCGATGTCCGCATCGTGGCGGCTACCCACCGCGATCTCCCCGCCGCGGTGGCGGAGGGCAGCTTCCGCGAGGATCTGTTCTATCGGCTAAAAGGCATCGTCCTGCGCACCCCGTCCCTCGACGAGCGTGCTAGCGACGTGCCGCTACTCTCCAGCATGTTCCTGCGCCGGACGAGCGAGGGCCGCGCGAGCTTCACGCCAGACGCACTCGACTGGGTGGCGGAACGGCGCTGGCCTGGTAACGTCCGCGAGTTGCGCGCAGCCGTCGAGTGCGCAGCCGCGCTCGCTATCCCCGGAGCGGCCGGTTTGATGGTCGGTGCAGCCGACCTCGCCTTTGCAGTCGGTGATCTGCCGTCTGAGCCGGCCTCCTCTGTCTTTAAAACTCTGGACGAAGAGGTCGCGGCCCTCGAACGTCGGCGCATCCTGGAGGCGCTCGGACGCACTGGCCACAACCACACTCATACCGCTCGCGAACTGGGACTATCGCGCGTCGGCCTGCTCAAGAAGATGGACCGCATGGGGCTGCGCTGA